From Fusarium oxysporum f. sp. lycopersici 4287 chromosome 10, whole genome shotgun sequence, the proteins below share one genomic window:
- a CDS encoding ATP-dependent RNA helicase HAS1, translating to MDFAGSKKRKFKDANGVKASKERKSVTVPEKKSKKVKRAEPEPREEPEDDSSNEEEALKEDGDESDEADEDAEDSKPGEENEAEDAEDKAEDNTDLPDGGKLTLPPVAGAESQSFAELNLSEKTMKAINEMKFTKMTEIQRRGIPPSLAGRDVLGAAKTGSGKTLAFLIPVIEMLSSLRFKPRNGTGVIVVSPTRELALQIFGVARELMAHHSQTYGIVIGGANRRAEADKLAKGVNLLIATPGRLLDHLQNTPFVFKNLKSLVIDEADRILEIGFEDEMRQIIKILPKEDRQTMLFSATQTTKVEDLARISLRPGPLYINVDEEKQYSTVEGLEQGYVICDAEKRFNLLFSFLKRNLKKKIIVFFSSCACVKYHAELLNYIDIPVLDLHGKQKQQKRTNTFFEFCNAKQGTLICTDVAARGLDIPSVDWIVQFDPPDDPRDYIHRVGRTARGSNTKGRSLLILQPNEVGFLSHLKAARVPVVEYDFPKIINIQSQLEKLISSNYYLNKSAKDGYRSYLHAYASHSLRSVFDINKLDLAKVAKSFGFTVPPRVDITLGASMSKDKKHQGRRAYGSQPRQGQGNKFTR from the exons ATGGATTTCGCCGGCAGCAAGAAACGCAAGTTCAAGGACGCCAATGGCGTCAAGGCTTCAAAGGAGAGGAAGTCTGTTACCGTTCCCGaaaagaagtcaaagaaaGTCAAGCGCGCCGAACCCGAGCCCCGCGAAGAGCCCGAAGACGATTCTTCcaacgaggaggaggcttTGAAGGAGGACGGAGACGAGAGCGACGAGGCCGATGAGGATGCTGAAGACTCCAAGCCTGGAGAGGAAAATGAAGCGGAGGATGCCGAGGACAAGGCCGAGGACAACACAGATCTGCCTGATGGCGGAAAGCTCACATTACCTCCAGTTGCTGGAGCTGAGTCGCAATCCTTTGCGGAGCTGAATCTTTCCGAGAAGACCATGAAGGCCATCAATGAGATGAAGTTCACCAAGATGACTGAGATCCAGAGGAGAGGTATTCCTCCCTCACTGGCTGGTCGCGATGTTCTTGGTGCTGCCAAGACTGGTTCTGGAAAGACTCTGGCCTTCCTTATTCCTGTCATTGAGATGTTGAGCTCTCTGCGATTCAAGCCTCGCAACGGCACTGGTGTCATTGTTGTTTCCCCAACCCGCGAGTTGGCCCTCCAGATCTTTGGTGTTGCCCGAGAACTCATGGCCCACCACTCACAAACTTACGGTATTGTCATCGGAGGCGCAAACCGTCGCGCTGAGGCCGACAAGCTCGCCAAGGGTGTTAACCTACTTATTGCCACCCCTGGACGTCTGCTCGACCATCTGCAAAACACACCTTTCGTTTTCAAGAACCTGAAGTCCCTTGTTATTGATGAGGCGGATCGAATTCTTGAAATTGGTTTCGAGGACGAAATGCGACAGATTATCAAGATTCTCCCTAAGGAGGACCGACAGACAATGCTTTTCTCTGCTACTCAAACAACCAAGGTTGAGGATCTTGCCCGTATCTCGCTGCGTCCTGGTCCTCTGTACATCAACGtcgatgaggagaagcagTACAGTACTGTGGAGGGCCTGGAGCAGGGTTACGTTATCTGCGATGCCGAGAAGCGATtcaatcttctcttctcattCCTCAAGCGcaacctcaagaagaagatcattgTCTTCTTCAGTAGTTGTGCTTGTGTGAAATACCACGCCGAACTCCTCAACTATATCGATATTCctgttcttgatctccaCGGCAAAcagaagcagcagaagcGAACCAACACCTTTTTCGAGTTCTGCAATGCCAAGCAGGGTACTCTGATCTGCACTGACGTTGCCGCTCGTGGTCTCGAT ATTCCTTCCGTTGACTGGATTGTCCAATTCGATCCTCCGGATGACCCCCGCGACTACATTCATCGTGTCGGTCGAACTGCCCGAGGCAGCAACACCAAGGGCCGATCTCTTCTGATCCTTCAGCCCAACGAGGTTGGCTTTTTGTCGCACCTCAAGGCCGCCCGTGTTCCCGTCGTAGAATATGATTTCcccaagatcatcaacattCAGTCTCAactcgagaagctcatcagTTCAAACTACTACTTGAACAAGAGTGCCAAGGATGGTTACCGCAGCTACCTTCACGCTTACGCCTCTCACTCGCTGCGCAGTGTttttgatatcaacaagctgGATCTGGCCAAGGTCGCCAAAAGCTTCGGCTTCACAGTACCACCTCGTGTTGACATCACCCTCGGTGCTAGCATGAGTAAGGACAAGAAGCATCAGGGACGCAGAGCATACGGTAGTCAGCCACGACAGGGCCAGGGTAACAAGTTCACCAGGTAG
- a CDS encoding hypothetical protein (At least one base has a quality score < 10): MHWINDIALAQNNTALVSGSSDLTVKVWRPYSEEDKNRTETIGEHADYVKCVTTPPPDMGANWVASGGLDRKICLWDLNGAGKTLEIDVQGEEIAEKGSVYALRVGRNIMASGGPEKTVRLYDPRTGDKVSKLVGHVDNIRAILIDDAGDTILSASADKTVKMWSIKNGRCMYTFSMHDESVWSLFSDDPSLGVFYSSDRSGLVAKTDVRGSLEDMDDGLSLAVAHEHIGVGKVVAAGGHIWTATNRSSINRWEDVDTGTNIQLPESARHHRATSNASSRPHETSPATTNGIAKKEIPAESILRISAAASFPARSGPDPDSATITDATARKGSEAIIDSSEPEIKPIHAVAEETIEGQFGLLKHRLLNDRRRVLTSDTAGDVLLWDLIQCKPIKSFGKQHLEDVEHLVNTVEAVAPWCSIDLSSGNLTVVLEPFNCFDAEVYADELDLPDNIEFREDQRISLGKWILRYLFADLIDEEIRRDEAHRQKLNEGLEARQIASGGTTEAAPLSISLPKSAIPDWDNADQVTPKPNLYPNTPGLGIGLATPGPSIMSGPNSLPDVPENAATSPMTPIEKRTSHVSRPSTEKEDYFTSPLQLLESAVKAASMVSTPTQNEADSKKSMDGDKEKDKDKDKADSAKSPSTPFGKKKFRMTFGTKKLSRSASQATTEKPAIVEEKTEESESSSVHEKEKEVDDSFFGTIQKIHQEYERQLADNPDKPVESRVVPSLPSDTPVLKLPPGTKVVIQEETTGGSANLYQGTVQDVGKDADLIEQKAPMWLGDVLLQNTLPFKEPVKVSFVLYPMDDTLPAIASADGNNRLNANRMLRVKKILSYVAERIEPPLEEPEESPMKPEEYLELYCNEQLLSPATTLATLRTHLWKGGNDIVLHYKANGKKEIRPFPPPPEPKPAEPEETQDGAAAEEANTNGQVPTQPQAQAQAS; encoded by the exons ATGCACTGGATCAACGACATTGCCCTCGCTCAAAACAATACTGCCCTCGTATCTGGCTCATCTGACCTTACAGTAAAGGTTTGGCGACCGTATTCCGAAGAGGACAAAAACCGCACCGAGACGATAGGCGAACATGCTGATTATGTCAAATGTGTTACAACCCCGCCCCCAGATATGGGCGCAAACTGGGTCGCATCTGGTGGTCTAGACCGCAAAATATGCTTATGGGATCTCAATGGCGCTGGGAAAACACTCGAGATTGACGTACAGGGTGAAGAAATTGCTGAGAAAGGTTCTGTTTATGCCCTTCGTGTGGGGAGAAATATCATGGCGAGTGGTGGTCCCGAGAAGACGGTGCGCTTGTACGATCCCCGAACTGGTGATAAGGTTTCAAAGCTCGTTGGTCATGTCGACAATATCCGTGCTATTCTTATAGACGATGCTGGCGACACGATTTTGAGTGCCAGTGCCGACAAAACGGTCAAAATGTGGAGCATCAAGAACGGTCGATGCATGTATACATTCTCCATGCACGATGAGAGTGTTTGGTCACTGTTCTCAGATGATCCGAGCCTGGGTGTATTCTACAGCTCTGATCGCTCGGGTTTGGTCGCCAAAACAGATGTGCGCGGTAGCCTTGAGGATATGGACGATGGCCTGAGTCTTGCTGTGGCGCATGAGCATATAGGAGTGGGGAAGGTTGTCGCAGCTGGAGGTCACATCTGGACAGCAACGAATAGGTCATCAATTAATCGATGGGAGGACGTTGACACGGGCACCAACATCCAGCTTCCGGAGTCTGCTCGACACCACAGAGCTACATCGAATGCTTCTAGCAGACCCCACGAGACTTCTCCGGCTACTACTAACGGAATTGCAAAGAAGGAGATCCCAGCTGAGTCCATCTTGCGTATCTCTGCAGCTGCTTCCTTCCCTGCGCGATCTGGTCCAGATCCCGATTCTGCCACTATCACGGATGCTACAGCACGGAAGGGGTCCGAAGCCATTATAGACTCTTCAGAGCCCGAAATCAAACCCATCCATGCAGTGGCTGAGGAAACGATTGAGGGACAATTCGGATTGCTCAAGCATAGGCTACTCAACGATAGGAGGCGTGTGTTGACGTCAGACACCGCTGGCGACGTATTACTATGGGATTTGATCCAG TGTAAACCCATTAAAAGTTTTGGCAAACAGCATTTGGAGGATGTGGAGCATCTCGTCAACACTGTTGAGGCCGTGGCTCCTTGGTGCTCTATCGATCTCAGCTCAGGAAATCTTACTGTGGTTCTAGAGCCATTTAATTGTTTCGATGCTGAAGTATATGCAGACGAGCTAGATTTGCCAGATAACATAGAATTTCGAGAGGACCAGAGAA TCAGCCTTGGAAAATGGATCCTTAGGTATCTCTTTGCCGATCtcattgatgaagagatcaGAAGAGATGAGGCACACCGTCAGAAACTCAATGAGGGTCTTGAGGCGAGGCAGATTGCCAGTGGAGGAACTACTGAAGCTGCTCCATTATCGATATCATTACCAAAGTCAGCCATCCCGGACTGGGATAACGCAGACCAGGTTACTCCAAAGCCCAATCTCTATCCCAATACTCCAGGTCTAGGCATTGGTTTGGCAACACCTGGTCCAAGCATTATGTCAGGTCCAAACAGCTTGCCTGATGTTCCTGAAAACGCGGCCACAAGTCCAATGACTCCTATAGAAAAGAGAACCTCGCATGTCAGCCGCCCTTCAACGGAGAAGGAAGACTACTTCACAAGCCCCCTACAACTGCTCGAATCCGCAGTCAAGGCAGCAAGCATGGTGTCAACCCCCACGCAGAACGAGGCGGACTCCAAGAAGTCTATGGATGGtgacaaagagaaggataAAGATAAGGACAAGGCGGACAGTGCAAAGTCCCCAAGCACACCATttggcaagaagaagtttAGGATGACTTTTGGCACCAAGAAGCTTTCAAGGTCAGCATCTCAGGCCACCACAGAGAAGCCTGCGATTGTGGAGGAAAAGACAGAAGAGTCCGAGTCTTCATCTGTGCAtgaaaaggagaaggaggttgatgacAGTTTCTTTGGTACGATTCAGAAGATCCACCAGGAATACGAGCGGCAACTAGCCGACAACCCTGACAAGCCGGTCGAGTCACGAGTGGTACCCAGTTTGCCTAGTGATACACCCGTCCTGAAGCTCCCGCCAGGAACTAAGGTGGTTATTCAAGAAGAGACCACAGGTGGCAGCGCCAACTTGTACCAGGGCACCGTCCAGGACGTTGGCAAGGATGCAGATCTTATCGAACAGAAGGCTCCCATGTGGCTGggtgatgttcttcttcaaaacaCACTCCCCTTCAAAGAACCTGTAAAGGTTTCGTTTGTCTTGTATCCGATGGACGACACTCTCCCAGCTATTGCTTCAGCCGATGGAAACAACAGGCTCAATGCCAACCGCATGCTTCGAGTCAAAAAGATCCTCTCATATGTTGCAGAAAGGATTGAGCCTCCACTTGAGGAGCCCGAGGAGAGCCCTATGAAGCCAGAGGAGTATTTAGAACTGTACTGCAACGAACAG TTACTTTCCCCGGCTACGACACTGGCCACTCTCCGGACTCATCTGTGGAAGGGGGGTAATGATATTGTCCTTCATTACAAGGCCAATGGCAAAAAGGAGATTCGACCATTCCCTCCGCCTCCAGAGCCTAAGCCTGCTGAGCCCGAAGAAACTCAAGACGGCGCTGCAGCTGAAGAGGCAAATACTAATGGTCAAGTTCCTACTCAGcctcaagcccaagcccaagccagCTGA
- a CDS encoding hypothetical protein (At least one base has a quality score < 10) produces MAKKARQRISYVLENAKSSEGGHRLGVNGLAVDNDNAILYSGGRDGIVCAWDLNLDLKSRSDVTDPTPANSEDKKPKHTTKFRAQTHAHMHWINDIALAQNNTALVSGSSDLTVKVWRPYSEEDKNRTETIGEHADYVKCVTTPPPDMGANWVASGGLDRKICLWDLNGAGKTLEIDVQGEEIAEKGSVYALRVGRNIMASGGPEKTVRLYDPRTGDKVSKLVGHVDNIRAILIDDAGDTILSASADKTVKMWSIKNGRCMYTFSMHDESVWSLFSDDPSLGVFYSSDRSGLVAKTDVRGSLEDMDDGLSLAVAHEHIGVGKVVAAGGHIWTATNRSSINRWEDVDTGTNIQLPESARHHRATSNASSRPHETSPATTNGIAKKEIPAESILRISAAASFPARSGPDPDSATITDATARKGSEAIIDSSEPEIKPIHAVAEETIEGQFGLLKHRLLNDRRRVLTSDTAGDVLLWDLIQCKPIKSFGKQHLEDVEHLVNTVEAVAPWCSIDLSSGNLTVVLEPFNCFDAEVYADELDLPDNIEFREDQRISLGKWILRYLFADLIDEEIRRDEAHRQKLNEGLEARQIASGGTTEAAPLSISLPKSAIPDWDNADQVTPKPNLYPNTPGLGIGLATPGPSIMSGPNSLPDVPENAATSPMTPIEKRTSHVSRPSTEKEDYFTSPLQLLESAVKAASMVSTPTQNEADSKKSMDGDKEKDKDKDKADSAKSPSTPFGKKKFRMTFGTKKLSRSASQATTEKPAIVEEKTEESESSSVHEKEKEVDDSFFGTIQKIHQEYERQLADNPDKPVESRVVPSLPSDTPVLKLPPGTKVVIQEETTGGSANLYQGTVQDVGKDADLIEQKAPMWLGDVLLQNTLPFKEPVKVSFVLYPMDDTLPAIASADGNNRLNANRMLRVKKILSYVAERIEPPLEEPEESPMKPEEYLELYCNEQLLSPATTLATLRTHLWKGGNDIVLHYKANGKKEIRPFPPPPEPKPAEPEETQDGAAAEEANTNGQVPTQPQAQAQAS; encoded by the exons ATGGCTAAGAAGGCACGCCAGAGAATCAGTTATG TCCTCGAAAATGCCAAATCTTCTGAAGGCGGTCATCGTCTAGGTGTCAATGGCCTCGCCGTCGACAACGACAATGCGATTCT ATACTCAGGTGGCCGAGATGGCATAGTATGCGCTTGGGATCTGAACCTCGACCTCAAAAGCCGCAGCGATGTTACCGACCCGACGCCTGCCAATTCCGAAGACAAGAAGCCGAAGCACACGACCAAGTTCCGCGCTCAGACCCATGCCCATATGCACTGGATCAACGACATTGCCCTCGCTCAAAACAATACTGCCCTCGTATCTGGCTCATCTGACCTTACAGTAAAGGTTTGGCGACCGTATTCCGAAGAGGACAAAAACCGCACCGAGACGATAGGCGAACATGCTGATTATGTCAAATGTGTTACAACCCCGCCCCCAGATATGGGCGCAAACTGGGTCGCATCTGGTGGTCTAGACCGCAAAATATGCTTATGGGATCTCAATGGCGCTGGGAAAACACTCGAGATTGACGTACAGGGTGAAGAAATTGCTGAGAAAGGTTCTGTTTATGCCCTTCGTGTGGGGAGAAATATCATGGCGAGTGGTGGTCCCGAGAAGACGGTGCGCTTGTACGATCCCCGAACTGGTGATAAGGTTTCAAAGCTCGTTGGTCATGTCGACAATATCCGTGCTATTCTTATAGACGATGCTGGCGACACGATTTTGAGTGCCAGTGCCGACAAAACGGTCAAAATGTGGAGCATCAAGAACGGTCGATGCATGTATACATTCTCCATGCACGATGAGAGTGTTTGGTCACTGTTCTCAGATGATCCGAGCCTGGGTGTATTCTACAGCTCTGATCGCTCGGGTTTGGTCGCCAAAACAGATGTGCGCGGTAGCCTTGAGGATATGGACGATGGCCTGAGTCTTGCTGTGGCGCATGAGCATATAGGAGTGGGGAAGGTTGTCGCAGCTGGAGGTCACATCTGGACAGCAACGAATAGGTCATCAATTAATCGATGGGAGGACGTTGACACGGGCACCAACATCCAGCTTCCGGAGTCTGCTCGACACCACAGAGCTACATCGAATGCTTCTAGCAGACCCCACGAGACTTCTCCGGCTACTACTAACGGAATTGCAAAGAAGGAGATCCCAGCTGAGTCCATCTTGCGTATCTCTGCAGCTGCTTCCTTCCCTGCGCGATCTGGTCCAGATCCCGATTCTGCCACTATCACGGATGCTACAGCACGGAAGGGGTCCGAAGCCATTATAGACTCTTCAGAGCCCGAAATCAAACCCATCCATGCAGTGGCTGAGGAAACGATTGAGGGACAATTCGGATTGCTCAAGCATAGGCTACTCAACGATAGGAGGCGTGTGTTGACGTCAGACACCGCTGGCGACGTATTACTATGGGATTTGATCCAG TGTAAACCCATTAAAAGTTTTGGCAAACAGCATTTGGAGGATGTGGAGCATCTCGTCAACACTGTTGAGGCCGTGGCTCCTTGGTGCTCTATCGATCTCAGCTCAGGAAATCTTACTGTGGTTCTAGAGCCATTTAATTGTTTCGATGCTGAAGTATATGCAGACGAGCTAGATTTGCCAGATAACATAGAATTTCGAGAGGACCAGAGAA TCAGCCTTGGAAAATGGATCCTTAGGTATCTCTTTGCCGATCtcattgatgaagagatcaGAAGAGATGAGGCACACCGTCAGAAACTCAATGAGGGTCTTGAGGCGAGGCAGATTGCCAGTGGAGGAACTACTGAAGCTGCTCCATTATCGATATCATTACCAAAGTCAGCCATCCCGGACTGGGATAACGCAGACCAGGTTACTCCAAAGCCCAATCTCTATCCCAATACTCCAGGTCTAGGCATTGGTTTGGCAACACCTGGTCCAAGCATTATGTCAGGTCCAAACAGCTTGCCTGATGTTCCTGAAAACGCGGCCACAAGTCCAATGACTCCTATAGAAAAGAGAACCTCGCATGTCAGCCGCCCTTCAACGGAGAAGGAAGACTACTTCACAAGCCCCCTACAACTGCTCGAATCCGCAGTCAAGGCAGCAAGCATGGTGTCAACCCCCACGCAGAACGAGGCGGACTCCAAGAAGTCTATGGATGGtgacaaagagaaggataAAGATAAGGACAAGGCGGACAGTGCAAAGTCCCCAAGCACACCATttggcaagaagaagtttAGGATGACTTTTGGCACCAAGAAGCTTTCAAGGTCAGCATCTCAGGCCACCACAGAGAAGCCTGCGATTGTGGAGGAAAAGACAGAAGAGTCCGAGTCTTCATCTGTGCAtgaaaaggagaaggaggttgatgacAGTTTCTTTGGTACGATTCAGAAGATCCACCAGGAATACGAGCGGCAACTAGCCGACAACCCTGACAAGCCGGTCGAGTCACGAGTGGTACCCAGTTTGCCTAGTGATACACCCGTCCTGAAGCTCCCGCCAGGAACTAAGGTGGTTATTCAAGAAGAGACCACAGGTGGCAGCGCCAACTTGTACCAGGGCACCGTCCAGGACGTTGGCAAGGATGCAGATCTTATCGAACAGAAGGCTCCCATGTGGCTGggtgatgttcttcttcaaaacaCACTCCCCTTCAAAGAACCTGTAAAGGTTTCGTTTGTCTTGTATCCGATGGACGACACTCTCCCAGCTATTGCTTCAGCCGATGGAAACAACAGGCTCAATGCCAACCGCATGCTTCGAGTCAAAAAGATCCTCTCATATGTTGCAGAAAGGATTGAGCCTCCACTTGAGGAGCCCGAGGAGAGCCCTATGAAGCCAGAGGAGTATTTAGAACTGTACTGCAACGAACAG TTACTTTCCCCGGCTACGACACTGGCCACTCTCCGGACTCATCTGTGGAAGGGGGGTAATGATATTGTCCTTCATTACAAGGCCAATGGCAAAAAGGAGATTCGACCATTCCCTCCGCCTCCAGAGCCTAAGCCTGCTGAGCCCGAAGAAACTCAAGACGGCGCTGCAGCTGAAGAGGCAAATACTAATGGTCAAGTTCCTACTCAGcctcaagcccaagcccaagccagCTGA